The genomic interval CGCGGGCGCCGGGACGATCGTCGCCGTGGACGTCTCCGCCGAGAAGGAGGAACTGGCCCGCGCGGCGGGCGCCACCGACTACGTCGTCGCCTCCGACACCACCGCCCGGCAGATCCGCGCCCTCACCGGGAAGCAGGGTGTGGACGTGGCGGTGGAGTGCGTCGGCCGGGCGACCACCATCCGCACCGCCTGGGAGTCCACCCGGCGCGGCGGACGCACCACGGTCGTCGGCATCGGCGGCAAGGAGGAGAAGGTCTCCTTCCACGCCCTGGAGATCTTCCACTGGGGCCGCACCCTCGCCGGCTGCGTCTACGGCAACTCCGACCCCGCCCGCGACCTCCCGGTCCTCGCCGGGCACATCCGCTCCGGCGCCTTCGACCTGGGCGCCCTGGTGACCGAGCGGATCACCCTGGACGGCATCCCGGCCGCCTTCGGCACCATGCTCGCCGGCAAGGGAGGCCGCGCCCTGGTGATCTTCTGACGCGCCGCGGGCGGGAGGCCGTGGGCGGACCGCTCCCTCAGGTCCGGGTCGGCGATGCGGGGCGCCCCGAAGGCTCCCGCGCCGGCCGGTCCGCGCTCGATCAGGCCGTCGCCGCTCTCCCGCGTGAACCCGCGGCCGGCGACGACGGAGCCCCGGTCGTGCGCGCGGAAGCGGGTGAACGCGGCGAGGGTGTCCTCGGCGCCCGCGCCGGCTTCCGGGCCGGCCGGAAGGGGACACGCCAGGTCGCCGTCACCGGGCCGCTCGGGCGACCGGCCGTGGCCGGCCGGCGGTTCGGCGTCCGCGGTGAAGGCGCTCGCGCCGCCGGTACGCGGAGAGCTTCACGCAGGTCCGGCCGGCGTCGCCGCCGCAGGCGTCGGTGCGCCGGTCGAGGAACCGGGCGACGAGGTGGGACGCCCGGGCGTCGGCCTCCGCCTCAGCGGAGCACGGCCGCGTCGATCCCGAGCAGGCCGGCGAGCGCCCGTTCCCCGGCCCCGGTCACCTTCACGGCTCGCCCGGAGCCGATCCGCACGCACCAGCCCTGGTCCAGGGCGTGCCGGCACAGGGCCGCGCCCGCCGCTCCCGCGAGATGAGGGCGTCGCTCCGTCCAGTCCAGGCAGGCGCGGGCCAGCGGGCGCCGTCCGCGCCGGCCGAGGTCCACGCCCAGCGCGCCGAACCAGTCCAGCCCCGCGTCGGTGAGCGCGAACCCCGTGTCCTGGCGCAGCAGTCCGCGTGCGGTGAGGGCGTCGGTGACGGTGATGCCGAGGCGCCCGGCGAGATGGTCGTAGCAGGTGCGGCCGCGCGCCATGGCGGAGTCCGCGCCCGACTGCCGCAGACCGCGCGGCGGTTCGGCGGCGTCCGGGGCGAGCTGCGCGGTGAGGTCCTCCACGAGCTGCGCGACCCGGGCGTCGGCCAGCCGCACGTACCGGTGCCGTCCCTGCCGCTCCTCGGCCAGCAGCCCGCCGCCGACCAGCTTGCCCAGGTGCTCGCTGATCGTGGACGCGGCGACCCCGCAGTGCCGGGCGAGTTCACCCGCCGTCCAGGCCCGCCCGTCCAGCAGCGCCAGCAGACAGGCGGCCCGCGTCTCGTCCGCGACCAGCCCGGCGAGCCGTGCCAGCGCGCCCGCCCTGGGGTCCTTGGAGGTCATGCCCTCCAGCATGCGGCAGGGACGGTTCGGCGCTCGCCGACGTGTCCGGGCGGCGCCGTCAGGTGCGCTGCCGTACCTGCTCGTACTGGAGGGCCAGGCCGTCCAGCAGGGCCGTCAGGCCCGTTTCGAAGGCGCGTTCGTCGATCTTCTCCTGCTGCTCGGCCAGCAGGTGCGCCTGCCCGAGGTGCGGATAGTCGGCGGGGTCGTAGGCGCTCGCGTCGTCCACGAAGCCGCCGGCGAACGAGCCGAGCGCCGAGCCCATGATGAAGTACCGCATCAGCGCGCCGATGGACGTGGCCTGCGCGGGCGGCCAGCCCGCCTCGACCATCGCGCCGTAGGCCGCGTCGGCCAGCCGCAGCGCCGCCGGGCGACGGCCGGGGCCGCGGGCCAGCACCGGGACGATGTTGGGGTGGTCGCGCAGCGCGTCGCGGTAGGACACCGCCCAGTCGTGCAGCGCCGTCCGCCAGTCCCGGCCGTCCTCGAACATCGACAGGTCGACCTGCGCGCTCACCGAGTCCGCCACCGCCTCCAGGATCTCGTCCTTGGTGCGGAAGTGGTTGTAGAGCGACGGCCCGCTCACTCCCAGTTCGGCGGCCAGACGGCGGGTGGAGACCGCGGCCAGCCCCTCCGCGTCCACCAGCGCACGCGCCGTCTCGACGATCCGGTCGGTGCTGAGCAAGGGCTTGCGCGGTCGGGCCATGGCGCACATAGTAGGGCTGCGGCACTAAACTAGCAGTGCTAATTTACTCGTACACGATCACGCGCGTCTCACATGGGGTGACTCGGGATGAACCTGGAGCTGAGTGACGAGCAGGAGGCCGTGCGCCGGCTCGCCCGGGACTTCGTGCGGCGCGAGGTCACGCCGCACGCCGCCGCCTGGGACCGCGCGGAGGAGGTCGACCGGGGCATCGTGAAGAAGCTCGGCGAGATCGGCTTCCTCGGGCTGACGATCGACGAGGAGTACGGCGGCTCGGGCGGTGACCACCTCGCGTACTGCCTGGTCACCGAGGAACTGGGGCGCGGCGACTCCTCCGTGCGCGGCATCGTCTCCGTCTCCCTCGGCCTGGTCGCCAAGACGATCGCCGCGTACGGCACCGAGGAGCAGAAGCGGACCTGGCTGCCGGGCCTGACCTCCGGTGCGTACGTCGGCTGCTTCGGCCTGACCGAGCCGGGCACCGGCTCCGACGCCGGCAGTCTCGCCACGCGGGCGGTGCGGGACGGCGACGAGTACGTCATCGACGGCGCCAAGATGTTCATCACCAACGGCACCTGGGCGGACGTGGTGCTGCTCTTCGCGCGCTCCACCGACGCCCCCGGCCACAAGGGCGTCTCCGCCTTCCTCGTCCCCGCCGGCGCCCCCGGCCTGACCCGCCGCGCCGTGCACGGCAAGCTGGGGCTGCGCGGGCAGGCCACGGCCGAGCTGGTCCTCGACGGGGTGCGGGTGCCCGCGTCCGCGATGCTCGGCGAGGAGGGCAAGGGCTTCTCGGTCGCCATGTCCGCCCTGGCCAAGGGGCGGATGTCGGTCGCGGCCGGCTGCGTCGGCATCGCCCAGGCCGCGCTGGACGCGGCCGTGGGCTACGCGGGGGAGCGGGAGCAGTTCGGCAAGCCGATCGCGGGCCATCAGCTGGTCCAGGAGCTGATCAGCGACATCGCCGTCGACGTGGACGCGGCCCGGCTGCTGACCTGGCGGGTCGCCGATCTGATCGACCGGGGGAAGCCGTTCGCCGTGGAGTCCTCCAAGGCGAAGCTGTTCGCCTCGGAGGCGGCCGTCCGCGCCGCGAACAACGCGCTCCAGGTGTTCGGCGGGTACGGCTACATCGACGAGTACCCGGCGGGCAAACTCCTGCGCGACGCGCGGGTGATGACGCTGTACGAGGGCACCAGCCAGATACAGAAGCTGGTCGTCGGGCGAGCGCTGACGGGGGTCTCGGCGTTCTGAGGGCGGAGCCGCCGAACTGAGTACCGCCTGAGTACCGGGGCGGATGTGGCCGCGGCCACATCCGCCGATCCTGTTCCGCATGAGCGAGACACCGGTCAAGCAGCAGAGCACGGCCGCCTTCTACGGTCAGGCCGTCGCATCCTTCGCCGTCGCCCTCGGCGCCACCGCCGTCGGCATCTACAACCTGCAGACGGACGCGTGGGTCCGCGCCTTCCTCGGCATCGCGGTCCTCTACCTGGTCACCTCCGCCTTCACCCTCGCCAAGGTGATCCGCGACCGCCAGGAGGCCGGGCAGATCGTCAACCGGGTCGACCAGGCCCGCCTGGAGAAGCTGCTGGCCGAGCACGACCCGCTGCAGAAGCTCTGAGGCCGCGGTCGGCCGGTCGCGCCTACGGGGGACGGGCGCTGGGGTACCCCCTCTGGGGGAGGCACCCCGTAGGCGCCGGGCTGCGCGAGCACCCCCGCCCCGCCGCACCGGGCGCGTCGCCAAGAGGCGCCCAGGAGCAGCACCCCCCGCTCGGCGGACGCGTCTAAGCGACCGCTCACCCTTGCCGGTAGGATGGCGACCCTGTCAGCGAATGGGGTGAGCGATGAGTACGGCGGAGGAGACGGCCGGCGGTGAGGCGCAGCCGTGGGGTGAGGTCACGCCCGACGCGGCCCGGCGACTGCTGCTCGCCGCCGTGGAGGCCTTCGCGGAGCGCGGCTACCACGCCACGACGACCCGCGACATCGCGGGCCGCGCCGGCATGAGCCCGGCCGCGCTCTACATCCACTACAAGACCAAGGAAGAGCTGCTTCACCGCATCAGCCGCATCGGGCACGAGAAGGCGCTGGACATCCTGCGCACCGCGGCCCACGCGGAGGGCACCGCGACCGAGCGGCTCGCCGACGCGGTCAGCTCCTTCGTCCGCTGGCACGCACGCGGCCGCACCACCGCCAGGGTCGTGCAGTACGAACTGGACTCGCTGGGCCCCGACGCCCGCGCGGAGATCGTCGGCCTGCGCCGTCAGGTCGACGCCGAGGTGCGCGGCATCATCGAGGACGGTGTCCGCTCCGGCGAGTTCGACGTCCCCGACGTGCCGGGCACCACCCTCGCCGTGCTCTCCCTGTGCATCGACGTGGCCCGCTGGTTCAACGTCGACGGGCCCCGCACCCCGGAGCAGGTCGGCGCGCTCTACGCCGACCTCGTGCTCCGGATGGTGGGGGCGAAGGACACCGGGTCCGCTCAGAGGTAGTAGCGCGTCACCGACTCGGCCACGCACACCGGCTTGTCGCCGCCCTCGCGCTCCACGGTGAACGCGGTGGCCACCTGCACCCCGCCCGGCACCTCGTCCACGGCGCTGATCGTCGCGGTGGCGCGCAGCCGCGAGCCGACCGGGACGGGGGCGGGGAAGCGCACCTTGTTGGTGCCGTAGTTGACGCCCATCTTCACGCCCTCGACCGACAGCAGCTGCGGGCCGAACAGCGGCAGCAGCGACAGCGTCAGATAGCCGTGCGCGATGGTCGTGCCGAACGGCCCCGCCGCGGCCTTCTCCGGGTCCACGTGGATCCACTGGTGGTCACCGGTGGCCTCGGCGAACAGGTCGATCCGCTTCTGGTCGATCTCCAGCCAGTCGGTGTACCCCAGCTGCTCGCCCACCGCCGCCTTCAGGTCGTCGACGGACGTGAAGATCCTCGGCTCTGCCATGTCCCGGCCTCTCGCGTCACGTAGTCGCAGGCGCATCCGCGTGCGCATGCCTAAGCAACTGCTTAGCATGGTCGGCCGTACGGCCCCTGTCAACGGACCGGCCGCCGTGCGGGGTGGGTAGGCTCCGAGGAGTGCACCGGATTCCAGAGAAGATCCACGAGCTCACGGTCGGCCAGCTCTCCGCCCGCAGCGGGGCCGCCGTGTCGGCCCTGCACTTCTACGAGTCCAAAGGGCTGATCAGCAGTCGGCGCACCCCCGGCAACCAGCGCCGCTACACCCGTGACACCCTGCGCCGGGTCGCCTTCATCCGCGCCGCCCAGCGCGTCGGCATCCCGCTCGCCACGATCCGCGAGGCGCTCGCCGAGCTGCCCGAGGAGCGCACGCCCACCCGCGACGACTGGGCGCGGCTCTCCGAGGCGTGGCGCTCCGAACTGGACGAACGCATCCGGCAGCTGAACCGGCTGCGCGACCACCTCACCGACTGCATCGGCTGCGGCTGTCTGTCGCTGGACGGCTGCGTGCTGTCCAACCCCGACGACGTCTTCGGCGAGCGTCTCACCGGCTCCCGTCTGATGGCGGAGAACCGCAGGAAGCCGTCCGGAGACTGAGGGCGCGAGACCTCCCGCCCCCGCCCCGGTCCCCGTCGCGCGCACTCGTCCTCCGTGCCGCCCCTGCGGGCCAGGCGCGCGGGGCTCACGGCCTCGGCGACGGCACGCCCCCGGTCACCGGGCTGTTCCGCTCGGTCACCGGGCGGATCACCACGCCCTTCCGGATGTGCAACTCCCTGCCCGACACCGTCTCCCGGCCGGCTCCGGCACCCGCCCGCCGCCGTACGGGCCGGCGGACGGGCGGGGCGCCGGCGGCAGGCGGCCCCCGAGGAGTTCCGCCCGTTCGGCCACCGCACCCGGCCGCCGGTCTCCGCGGACACGTGGGACACGGCGCACCCGAGCGTGTCGCGCCGCCCGTCCGCGCCGTACGACAGGTCCGGCACGCCCTCGCCGTACACCTCGCCGAAGACGCCGACCCGCCGGACGTCCAGCCGGGCGGCGAGGCCGTGACCGCGCACCGCGCCAGTGGAGGGTGCGCGGGTCCTCCTTCGGCGCGAGGGACTTCGCTCCGAAACCCTCGGAGGAGACGTGCGCCCGGCCCTGCTCGGCGCAGTACGTCAGCAGGCAGGCCGTGCCGCTTCTCGGCGAGCACCACGGGCTGTCCTGAGGACAAAGCCCTGGAACGACCGGTTCACCGCCTGCTGCCGTCCCGGAGCGCGGGGGGCGCGGCCTCCCCGGCGCGCACCCCCGTGCCCCCGTCGCCCCGGTCGCTCGTCACTGCCGTCGCCGGTCACCCGTCGCTCTCGTCGCTCCCGCCGTCGTCCGCCGTCTCCGCCGGGTCAGGCGGAGACCAGCAGCCTCGCGCGGCGGGACTCCGCGAGGGCCGCAGGGGTGAGCACGGGGCGCGGGACCAGGATGCCGCAGTCCGTGCACACCGGGCCCGCCGAGGGTTCGTGATCCAGGCCGTGGCGCCACACGAGCCGTTCCCCCCGGCACACGGGGCAGGACGAGCCCGGCTCACGCTCCAGTGCGGCGATCAGCCGCCGCAGCACCTCGGCCAGGGGCTCCGTCGGGTGCACCCGCGGGTCGTCGCACCAGGCGACCCCGAACCCTCCCCAGGTCATCCGGTGCCAGTCGTCCACACTGCCCGGCCTGCGCAGACCGTCGTGCTTCTCCTTCCTGCGGCGCTCGGCGAACTCCACCTCGTAGGCCAGCCAGACCGCCCGGGCCTCCTCCAGTTCGTCCAGTGCGGCCACGAGCCGCACCGGGTCGACGGAGCGGTCCTCGGGATCGAACCCGGCCCGCGAGCACAGATGGTCCCAGGTCGCCCGGTGCCCGTACGGGGCGAACCGCTCCAGGCACTTGCGCAGCGAGTAGCGCCGCAGCGCCAGATCGCACCGGGGATCTCGGACCTGTCTCGCCAGACTTCGGAAACCGGCCATCGTCCTGCACCTCCGTCACACCTGCACCTGTAATCCGGTCACTTCGGCGTCGCGAACGGACGTCGCCGAGTAGACGTGCCGGCACGCGATTCGGCTCCATCCCTTTCCGACGGCCCCCTCGGCCGGCCGCGGGAACGCCGAACCAACTCCCTTGGCCGGTACTTCAGTTGTCGTCGTCCGCGGGGTGCCGGCGGTGACGGGCCCCGTCGCCCCTCCCGGCAGGGGAACAGCCCTTCCCCGACGCTCTGAGAACTCCCCGCGGCTTCCACGGGTTCCTGAACCCCACGCCGATATGCACACCGATCGCGGGTCCGTCGGCCGGGCAACGCGGCGCACCGGCATGCGGGGGAGCGGAAGCGCAGGTCACAGGGGTGGACGCGCGGAGACCGCGGGCGCGAACGCGACGGCGGCGGACCGCCGTCCGCGACCCGCCGCCGTTCCGTGCCCGCCCGACAGCCGCCTAGCGGTAGAGCAGGTGGTCCCGCCGCTTCCGGCGGAACGCCGCCAGCTCCCGCTGCCAGCCGCCCACCACCTCGTCCGTGTCCGCGCCCGCGTCGATCATCGTGCGCACCTGGGCCGAACCGGTGAGCTTGTCGATCCAGTCGTCCGCGCGCCAGGCGAAGCCGTCCCACGACCGCTTCGCCGTGATCAGCAGGCCGATGCCCGTCCGCACCGGGTCGAACCGCTCGCGGTCGTGCACATGCAGCTGCACGCCCCCGATGGTCCTGCCCTGGAACTTGGAGAAGGTCGGCGCGAAGTACGCCTCGCGGAAGCGCACGCCCGGCAGGTCCAGCTCGTTCGCCGCGGCCGCCCAGCGCCCGTCGACGCCCTCCGCGCCCAGCAGCTCGAACGGCCGGGTGGTGCCGCGCCCCTCCGACAGGTTCGTGCCCTCGAACAGGCAGGTCCCCGAGTACACCAGCGCCGTCTCCGGCGTCGGCATGTTCGGGCTCGGCGGCACCCACGGCATCCCGGAGGCGTCGTGGAAGTCCGACCGCTTCCAGCCCGACATCTTCACGGTCTCCAGGGCGACGGGCGCCGTCAGGAACTCCTCGTTGAACAGCAGCGCCAGCTCCGCCACCGTCATCCCGTGCGCCTGCGCGATCGGCTGCCGGCCCACGAAGGTCGCGAACTCCTTGTGCAGCACCGGACCCAGCGCCGCCCGCCCGGTCACCGGGTTGGGCCGGTCCAGGACCACGAACGACAGACCCGCGAGCCGCGCCGCCTCCATGCAGTCGAAGAGCGTCCAGATGTAGGTGTAGAAGCGGGCGCCGACGTCCTGGATGTCGAAGACCACCGTGTCCACGCCGGACGCCGTGAAGACGCCGGCGAGCTCCTGACCGCTCTTCAGGTACGTGTCGTACACGGGCAGGCCGGTCGCCGGGTCGTCGTAGCGGCCCTCGGAACCGCCCGCCTGCGCGGTCCCCCGGAAGCCGTGCTCGGGGCCGAAGACCGCGGTCAGGTCCACCCGGTCGTCGGCGTGCATGACGTCGACGATGTGCCGCACGTCGCGGGTGATGCCGGTGGGATTGGTGACCACGCCCACCCGGCGGCCGTCGAGCAGCGCGTAGCCGTCCGCCGCGAGCCGTTCGAACCCGGTGCGCAGGGTCCGGCCGCCGCCGTGCGCGGACCCCGGGCCGGAGGCGGCGGCCGGCGCGGCGGAGGCCGCGACCGCGGCCGTGGTGGTGGCGAGCAGGCCTCGCCGGGACAGCCTCATGCGGTGACCTCCGTGATCGCGGTACATGTCATGCCCACGCACGCTAGCGCGCCGGACCGCCCCGGGGAACGAGCCGGACCGACGCCACGCGCAACGCCCCTTCCTCCCGGCATACCGACCGGTTAGTCTGACGCGGTCAGCCGTTTGCCAGCCGCGTCGGAGGAGACCGATGGTGCAAGCCGTGCAGGGTGCGAAGGTGGTCGTCACGGGAGCCGGGGGCGGCATCGGAGCGGCGCTGGCCCGCCGTTTCGCCGCGCAGGGGGCGCACGTCGTGGTCAACGACCTGGACGCCGGCCGCGCCGAGGCCGTCGCCGAGGAGATCGGCGGCCTCGCGGTGGCGGGCGATGCCTCCTCGGTCGTCGCGGAGGCCCGCGACGCGCTCGGCGGGACGGTCGACGTCTACTGCGCCAACGCCGGCGTCGGCCGTGACGGCGGGGAGCCGGGCGAGCCGCTGCGCGAGGCGGACTGGGCCCTGTCCTGGGACGTCAACGTGATGGCACACGTCCGCGCGGCGCACGCGCTGCTCCCCGAGTGGCTGGAGCGCGGCAGCGGGCGTTTCGTCTCCACCGTCTCCGCCGCCGGACTGCTCACCATGATCGGCACCGCCCCGTACAGCGTCACCAAGCACGGCGCCTACGCCTTCGCCGAGTGGCTGTCGTTGACGTACCGGCACCGCGGGGTGAAGGTGCACGCGATCTGCCCGCAGGGCGTGCGCACCGACATGCTCGACGCGAGCGGCAGCGCCGGCGACCTGGTGCTGAAGCCGACCGCGATCGAGCCGGAGGACGTGGCCGACGCCCTGTTCGACGGCATCGAGCAGGACCGCTTCCTGATCCTGCCGCACCCCGAGGTCGCCGAGTACTACCGCGCCCGCGCCGGCGACCCCGAACGCTGGCTCTCCGGCATGAACCGGGTCCAGCAGCAGTGGGAAGCCACCCGCTGACCGCCGCCCCCGGCACCCGCCCGTCCACCGGGCGGGTGCCGGCGCGGACCCGCCCGGACCCTCCGCCGCACCGGAGGAGAAACCGGGCGGGGGGTGGTGCCTCACGGAGGAGGGGCCGCGAAGTGGGAAGATCCTCCGGCGGGGACGGCGTTCCCCGACGCACGACGACCGACAGCGACACGGAAAGGCGGGTGGCGACAGTGCCCAGAACGACGGACGGTGACGGGACCCCCGTGCCGCAGCGGCTGCTGGCCGCCGCCACCCGGCTCTTCGCCGAGCAGGGGTACGACCGCACCTCGGTGCAGGAGATCGTCGAGGCGGCCGGCGTCACCAAAGGGGCGCTGTACCACTACTTCGGGTCCAAGGACGACCTGCTGCACGAGGTGTACGCGCGCGTGCTGCGCCTCCAGCAGGAGCGCCTGGACCGGTTCGCCGACGCCGACGAGCCCGTCGAGGAGCGACTGCGCGGCGCGGCGGCGGACGTCGTCGTCACCACCATCGAGAACCTCGACGACGCGTCGATCTTCTTCCGCTCCATGCACCACCTCAGCGCGGAGAAGAACAAGCAGGTCCGCGCCGAGCGCCGCCGCTACCACGAGCGGTTCCGCGCGCTGATCGAGGAGGGCCAGCGCGAGGGGGTCTTCTCCACGGCGACCCCGGCCGACCTGGTCGTCGACTACCACTTCGGCTCGGTGCACCACCTGTCCACCTGGTACCGCCCCGACGGACCGCTCAGCCCCCAGCAGGTCGCCGACCACCTCGCCGACCTCCTGCTGCGCGCCCTGCGCCCGTAGCGGCCGCCGGCTCGCCGGGCGCACCCGGCGAGCCGGTCCCCGCCTACAGGTACTTCTTGATCTCCCGGCGGGCCAGCGACCGCTGGTGCACCTCGTCCGGGCCGTCCGCGATCATCAGCGTGCGCGCACCCGCGTACAGCTCGGCCAGCGGGAAGTCCTGGCTCACCCCGCCCGCGCCGTACAGCTGGATCGCCCGGT from Streptomyces sp. DH-12 carries:
- a CDS encoding TetR/AcrR family transcriptional regulator, whose protein sequence is MPRTTDGDGTPVPQRLLAAATRLFAEQGYDRTSVQEIVEAAGVTKGALYHYFGSKDDLLHEVYARVLRLQQERLDRFADADEPVEERLRGAAADVVVTTIENLDDASIFFRSMHHLSAEKNKQVRAERRRYHERFRALIEEGQREGVFSTATPADLVVDYHFGSVHHLSTWYRPDGPLSPQQVADHLADLLLRALRP
- a CDS encoding helix-turn-helix transcriptional regulator, with protein sequence MTSKDPRAGALARLAGLVADETRAACLLALLDGRAWTAGELARHCGVAASTISEHLGKLVGGGLLAEERQGRHRYVRLADARVAQLVEDLTAQLAPDAAEPPRGLRQSGADSAMARGRTCYDHLAGRLGITVTDALTARGLLRQDTGFALTDAGLDWFGALGVDLGRRGRRPLARACLDWTERRPHLAGAAGAALCRHALDQGWCVRIGSGRAVKVTGAGERALAGLLGIDAAVLR
- a CDS encoding SDR family oxidoreductase, which gives rise to MVQAVQGAKVVVTGAGGGIGAALARRFAAQGAHVVVNDLDAGRAEAVAEEIGGLAVAGDASSVVAEARDALGGTVDVYCANAGVGRDGGEPGEPLREADWALSWDVNVMAHVRAAHALLPEWLERGSGRFVSTVSAAGLLTMIGTAPYSVTKHGAYAFAEWLSLTYRHRGVKVHAICPQGVRTDMLDASGSAGDLVLKPTAIEPEDVADALFDGIEQDRFLILPHPEVAEYYRARAGDPERWLSGMNRVQQQWEATR
- a CDS encoding acyl-CoA dehydrogenase family protein, producing MNLELSDEQEAVRRLARDFVRREVTPHAAAWDRAEEVDRGIVKKLGEIGFLGLTIDEEYGGSGGDHLAYCLVTEELGRGDSSVRGIVSVSLGLVAKTIAAYGTEEQKRTWLPGLTSGAYVGCFGLTEPGTGSDAGSLATRAVRDGDEYVIDGAKMFITNGTWADVVLLFARSTDAPGHKGVSAFLVPAGAPGLTRRAVHGKLGLRGQATAELVLDGVRVPASAMLGEEGKGFSVAMSALAKGRMSVAAGCVGIAQAALDAAVGYAGEREQFGKPIAGHQLVQELISDIAVDVDAARLLTWRVADLIDRGKPFAVESSKAKLFASEAAVRAANNALQVFGGYGYIDEYPAGKLLRDARVMTLYEGTSQIQKLVVGRALTGVSAF
- a CDS encoding TetR/AcrR family transcriptional regulator; the encoded protein is MSTAEETAGGEAQPWGEVTPDAARRLLLAAVEAFAERGYHATTTRDIAGRAGMSPAALYIHYKTKEELLHRISRIGHEKALDILRTAAHAEGTATERLADAVSSFVRWHARGRTTARVVQYELDSLGPDARAEIVGLRRQVDAEVRGIIEDGVRSGEFDVPDVPGTTLAVLSLCIDVARWFNVDGPRTPEQVGALYADLVLRMVGAKDTGSAQR
- a CDS encoding MaoC family dehydratase → MAEPRIFTSVDDLKAAVGEQLGYTDWLEIDQKRIDLFAEATGDHQWIHVDPEKAAAGPFGTTIAHGYLTLSLLPLFGPQLLSVEGVKMGVNYGTNKVRFPAPVPVGSRLRATATISAVDEVPGGVQVATAFTVEREGGDKPVCVAESVTRYYL
- a CDS encoding YiaA/YiaB family inner membrane protein; translation: MSETPVKQQSTAAFYGQAVASFAVALGATAVGIYNLQTDAWVRAFLGIAVLYLVTSAFTLAKVIRDRQEAGQIVNRVDQARLEKLLAEHDPLQKL
- a CDS encoding TetR/AcrR family transcriptional regulator produces the protein MARPRKPLLSTDRIVETARALVDAEGLAAVSTRRLAAELGVSGPSLYNHFRTKDEILEAVADSVSAQVDLSMFEDGRDWRTALHDWAVSYRDALRDHPNIVPVLARGPGRRPAALRLADAAYGAMVEAGWPPAQATSIGALMRYFIMGSALGSFAGGFVDDASAYDPADYPHLGQAHLLAEQQEKIDERAFETGLTALLDGLALQYEQVRQRT
- the soxR gene encoding redox-sensitive transcriptional activator SoxR, which codes for MHRIPEKIHELTVGQLSARSGAAVSALHFYESKGLISSRRTPGNQRRYTRDTLRRVAFIRAAQRVGIPLATIREALAELPEERTPTRDDWARLSEAWRSELDERIRQLNRLRDHLTDCIGCGCLSLDGCVLSNPDDVFGERLTGSRLMAENRRKPSGD
- a CDS encoding DUF1343 domain-containing protein — its product is MRLSRRGLLATTTAAVAASAAPAAASGPGSAHGGGRTLRTGFERLAADGYALLDGRRVGVVTNPTGITRDVRHIVDVMHADDRVDLTAVFGPEHGFRGTAQAGGSEGRYDDPATGLPVYDTYLKSGQELAGVFTASGVDTVVFDIQDVGARFYTYIWTLFDCMEAARLAGLSFVVLDRPNPVTGRAALGPVLHKEFATFVGRQPIAQAHGMTVAELALLFNEEFLTAPVALETVKMSGWKRSDFHDASGMPWVPPSPNMPTPETALVYSGTCLFEGTNLSEGRGTTRPFELLGAEGVDGRWAAAANELDLPGVRFREAYFAPTFSKFQGRTIGGVQLHVHDRERFDPVRTGIGLLITAKRSWDGFAWRADDWIDKLTGSAQVRTMIDAGADTDEVVGGWQRELAAFRRKRRDHLLYR